In the genome of Desulfuromonas sp. DDH964, one region contains:
- the lptB gene encoding LPS export ABC transporter ATP-binding protein, with protein MKRRLLARGLCKAYRGREVVRNVDFEVASGEVIGLLGPNGAGKTTSFYMVVGLVRPDQGQVFLDDTELTPLPMYQRARTGISYLPQEASVFRKLTVEQNLLAILETLDLDSRQQRRRCDQLLEELRLTHITRSFGYSLSGGERRRVEIARALVLEPSFILLDEPFAGIDPIAVIDIQTIIGQLRERGIGVLISDHNVRETLGVCDQAYILSDGEILEFGEPAKIAASPRARQIYLGEKFSL; from the coding sequence TTGAAGCGGCGCTTGCTGGCCCGGGGCCTCTGCAAGGCCTACCGGGGCCGCGAGGTAGTGCGCAACGTCGATTTCGAGGTTGCCTCCGGAGAGGTGATCGGTCTGCTCGGTCCTAACGGCGCCGGAAAGACGACCAGTTTCTACATGGTGGTCGGACTGGTGCGCCCCGACCAGGGGCAGGTTTTTCTGGACGATACCGAGTTGACCCCGCTCCCCATGTATCAGCGCGCCCGGACCGGGATCTCCTACCTCCCCCAGGAAGCCTCGGTTTTTCGCAAGCTGACCGTGGAACAGAACCTGCTTGCGATCCTGGAGACTCTTGACCTCGATTCCCGTCAGCAGCGGCGACGTTGCGACCAGTTGCTCGAGGAGCTGCGCCTGACCCATATTACCCGTTCTTTCGGCTATTCCCTCTCCGGTGGCGAACGCCGCCGGGTGGAGATTGCCCGGGCGCTGGTCCTGGAACCATCTTTCATCCTTCTCGACGAGCCCTTTGCCGGCATCGACCCTATTGCCGTCATCGACATCCAGACGATCATCGGGCAGTTGCGCGAGAGGGGGATCGGGGTGCTGATCTCGGATCACAATGTCCGGGAGACCCTGGGGGTCTGTGATCAGGCCTATATTCTCAGCGACGGTGAAATTCTCGAATTTGGCGAGCCGGCAAAAATTGCCGCGAGCCCCCGGGCGCGACAGATTTACCTGGGAGAAAAATTCAGCCTTT
- the lptA gene encoding lipopolysaccharide transport periplasmic protein LptA: MTRWLAARFLMLALCSGVPAFAQIAPPGLQADAPVSVTSDRLEADDKLHQVRFSGNVVARQGDVAIYAGELMLVYPDSGRDIERIDATGAVRIVQGNRIATGEKASFFNAERKIVLTGSPRVYQGDDFLEGDEIIVFLDEERSIVKSDQGSRVNAVFHPRGVKP, translated from the coding sequence ATGACCCGATGGCTGGCAGCTCGATTTCTCATGCTTGCTCTTTGCAGCGGAGTGCCGGCATTTGCCCAGATTGCGCCGCCGGGGTTGCAGGCCGATGCCCCGGTCTCGGTAACCTCGGACCGGCTTGAGGCCGACGACAAGCTTCATCAGGTGCGCTTTTCCGGCAATGTTGTCGCCCGCCAGGGAGATGTCGCCATCTACGCCGGTGAACTGATGCTGGTCTATCCGGACTCGGGTCGGGATATCGAACGGATCGATGCGACGGGGGCGGTGCGAATCGTCCAGGGGAACCGTATCGCGACGGGCGAAAAGGCGAGTTTCTTCAACGCCGAACGAAAGATCGTTCTGACCGGGTCGCCGCGGGTTTACCAGGGGGATGACTTTCTGGAGGGGGATGAGATTATCGTCTTTCTCGACGAGGAGCGCAGTATCGTCAAAAGCGACCAGGGCTCCCGGGTCAATGCGGTCTTTCATCCCCGGGGGGTGAAGCCTTGA